A single window of Desulfonatronum sp. SC1 DNA harbors:
- a CDS encoding DUF3365 domain-containing protein, whose product MPIKSPTGETGQSGKSHLFHKSLGFRSRFLLATGLSLLLVCFAGAYLIYVRETAQMEKHAYEKTMMVMAAVEASRKYVRDELRPRMSEEFGEEFFMVQAMSTSYVGRAVMDNFNQVLPHYEYRRVARNARNPRSEANSLELSMINLFQINPELQNWQGTLNVENEKQFMRFKPVYFEESCMSCHGDPVHAPRDMLDMYGTERGFWNQPGDLAGVMAVGIPVHKALAEIRDQAASVFFSLFLGATLFFLLMAFIFNRAVVNNLHGVLNIFRGEVEEKSLQEFLPKPNPMDPRDEIQELTVAAVSMAEHLSRTRQELREYAQDLEDKVARRTAALQQSEQMLQEKVLARKQELQTLNALAELTTAAVSLSEILPQVQQRTLQVFPAQGSGIYLYDKAHHQLSLQYQENAPDLPPAIPLQHVVPTVLEARPNRLVDAIAQAANGQASCFDRRGAAGNLNVPLLCRGEILGVLSFIGVDCKFVTQEQMELLLSIGRQIGIAVESLQNMEKLIQSKELLQSVFDGITDQVVLMGRDFGIRMVNKAYTERYNVDTDEVIGRKCFEIHGSGETPCKECGLKTAMRTKSAVVYESNCPAQGGIFQVHCYPVTDEQGEVESVIRYVKEITDQKHVEQKIQQTEKMVAMGQLAAGVAHEINNPMGVILCYVELLKRQLADYPQGLKDLSTIEKQTLNCKRIVSDLLHFARSPETKKQSASFNQIVDDVLAMVAEQFKKQGVVVERKLDPNLPSQSMDVNKMKQVVLNLLMNAHQAIDGREGRIALETDYFPASKTVRLVIRDNGHGIPEYIQDKIFDPFFSTKNTGEGTGLGLSVSYGIVREHGGEISVLSKPGEWTEFRIDLPLDGEIN is encoded by the coding sequence ATGCCTATCAAAAGCCCCACCGGTGAAACCGGCCAGTCAGGAAAAAGCCACCTCTTTCACAAATCCCTGGGATTCCGGTCCAGGTTCCTGCTGGCCACGGGCTTGAGCCTGCTCCTGGTCTGCTTCGCCGGGGCCTATCTGATCTATGTGCGTGAGACGGCGCAGATGGAAAAACACGCCTATGAAAAGACCATGATGGTCATGGCCGCGGTGGAGGCCAGCCGCAAGTATGTCCGCGACGAGCTGCGGCCGCGGATGTCCGAGGAGTTCGGCGAGGAGTTCTTCATGGTCCAGGCCATGTCCACCTCGTACGTCGGACGGGCCGTGATGGACAATTTCAATCAGGTTCTGCCCCACTACGAATACCGGCGCGTGGCTCGCAACGCCCGCAATCCCAGGTCCGAGGCCAACAGCCTGGAACTCTCGATGATCAACCTGTTCCAGATCAATCCGGAACTTCAGAACTGGCAGGGAACCCTGAACGTCGAGAACGAAAAGCAGTTCATGCGCTTCAAGCCCGTCTACTTCGAGGAATCCTGCATGAGCTGTCATGGCGATCCAGTCCACGCCCCACGGGACATGCTGGACATGTACGGAACGGAGCGCGGGTTCTGGAACCAGCCCGGGGACCTGGCGGGGGTGATGGCCGTGGGCATTCCGGTGCACAAGGCCTTGGCCGAGATTCGGGACCAGGCGGCCTCGGTCTTCTTTTCCCTGTTTTTGGGGGCAACCCTCTTCTTTCTGCTCATGGCCTTCATCTTCAACCGGGCCGTGGTCAACAATCTGCACGGAGTACTGAACATTTTTCGGGGGGAAGTTGAGGAGAAAAGTCTTCAGGAGTTTTTACCCAAGCCCAATCCCATGGACCCTCGGGACGAGATCCAGGAATTGACCGTAGCCGCCGTGAGCATGGCCGAACACCTGAGCAGGACCCGCCAGGAACTGAGAGAATACGCTCAGGACTTGGAAGACAAGGTGGCCCGCAGAACCGCGGCCCTGCAACAATCGGAGCAAATGCTCCAGGAAAAGGTTCTGGCCAGAAAACAGGAATTGCAGACCCTGAACGCCCTGGCCGAACTGACCACGGCCGCGGTCTCGCTGTCCGAAATCCTGCCGCAGGTCCAGCAACGCACCCTCCAGGTCTTCCCGGCCCAGGGCTCCGGCATCTACCTCTACGACAAGGCCCATCATCAATTGTCGCTGCAATACCAGGAGAACGCCCCTGACCTGCCGCCCGCCATTCCACTGCAACACGTCGTCCCCACGGTTCTGGAGGCCCGGCCCAATCGCCTGGTGGACGCCATTGCCCAGGCCGCAAACGGGCAGGCCAGTTGTTTCGACCGCCGGGGAGCAGCCGGCAACCTGAACGTTCCCCTGCTTTGCCGAGGCGAAATCCTCGGAGTTCTCTCCTTCATCGGCGTGGACTGCAAGTTTGTCACCCAGGAGCAGATGGAACTGCTGCTGTCCATCGGCCGCCAAATCGGTATCGCCGTGGAAAGCCTGCAAAACATGGAAAAGCTGATTCAGAGCAAGGAGCTGCTCCAATCCGTGTTCGACGGGATCACTGACCAGGTAGTGCTGATGGGCCGGGATTTCGGCATCCGGATGGTCAACAAGGCCTATACCGAGCGCTACAACGTGGACACGGACGAGGTCATTGGCCGAAAATGCTTCGAAATCCACGGTAGCGGGGAAACCCCGTGCAAGGAATGCGGCCTGAAAACGGCGATGCGCACCAAGTCGGCGGTGGTCTATGAGAGCAATTGCCCGGCGCAGGGCGGCATTTTCCAGGTCCACTGCTACCCGGTCACGGACGAACAGGGGGAAGTGGAAAGCGTCATCCGCTACGTCAAGGAGATCACCGACCAAAAGCATGTGGAACAGAAAATCCAGCAGACTGAAAAAATGGTGGCCATGGGCCAGTTGGCAGCCGGCGTGGCCCACGAGATCAACAACCCCATGGGGGTGATCCTGTGCTACGTGGAGTTGCTCAAGCGCCAGCTCGCGGACTACCCCCAGGGACTCAAGGATCTGAGCACCATCGAAAAGCAGACCCTGAACTGCAAGCGCATCGTCAGCGACCTGCTGCACTTCGCCCGAAGCCCGGAGACCAAAAAGCAATCGGCGTCCTTCAACCAGATTGTGGACGACGTCCTGGCAATGGTTGCTGAGCAGTTCAAGAAGCAAGGCGTCGTCGTGGAGCGAAAGTTGGACCCGAACCTGCCGTCGCAGAGCATGGACGTGAATAAAATGAAGCAGGTGGTCCTGAATCTGCTGATGAACGCCCATCAGGCCATCGATGGCCGCGAAGGCCGTATCGCCTTGGAAACCGATTACTTTCCCGCCAGCAAAACCGTCCGCCTCGTGATCCGGGACAACGGACACGGCATACCGGAATACATTCAGGATAAAATTTTCGATCCCTTTTTCAGCACCAAGAACACCGGAGAAGGCACCGGCCTGGGACTCTCGGTGAGCTACGGCATTGTCCGGGAACACGGCGGAGAGATCAGTGTCCTGAGCAAACCCGGAGAATGGACGGAGTTCCGGATTGATCTTCCGCTGGATGGAGAGATCAATTGA
- a CDS encoding NF038143 family protein, producing MSLSLREKYDIILAHERQFAYRLAKDVVKKPEVSVWMILLPVLFVHHMMKMTQYKTGIHTFASNILGTKTKALDKALQDIETGEIQDYSAAEYFPQVPLESETERTLAVKQIAILKLMEKHYRTLLEQSGDALEDLVRGAYGSSGAYRYYLNKLAEAEDETNRHLRENFHTSEESGAVMSRIEKRMAEMREEEMRFFFQGEAV from the coding sequence TTGTCACTAAGTTTACGGGAAAAGTACGACATCATCCTCGCCCATGAGCGGCAATTCGCCTACCGCTTGGCCAAGGACGTGGTCAAAAAGCCCGAGGTTTCGGTCTGGATGATCTTGTTGCCGGTGCTCTTCGTGCACCACATGATGAAAATGACCCAATACAAGACGGGTATCCATACCTTCGCGAGCAATATTCTGGGCACGAAAACAAAGGCTTTGGACAAGGCTCTTCAAGACATCGAAACCGGAGAAATCCAGGACTACAGCGCAGCTGAGTATTTCCCGCAGGTTCCACTGGAGTCCGAAACGGAGCGAACGTTGGCCGTCAAGCAGATTGCCATCCTGAAGCTCATGGAAAAGCACTATCGAACCCTGCTCGAACAATCGGGAGACGCTCTGGAGGATTTGGTCCGGGGCGCATACGGGTCTTCCGGCGCGTATCGGTATTACCTGAACAAACTGGCCGAGGCCGAAGACGAGACCAACCGCCACTTGCGAGAGAACTTCCACACCTCGGAAGAGTCCGGGGCGGTCATGAGTCGGATCGAGAAACGGATGGCGGAGATGCGGGAGGAGGAGATGCGGTTTTTCTTTCAGGGGGAGGCAGTTTGA
- a CDS encoding NF038143 family protein produces MPADSESKLLKAQLKAILAEEREFASRVVYYRRADTQSPWWQNFIPFKFLVEHFGRKKETTQFSQKHLRFKETALRAAEEAVRSGNAERARREMKGELREFWMREQKLESREVYENLSAMMDLLMDHYLGLLQTREREYLLMVRGAYQNRAAYQEYLTRMEHVEHAVDQGVVETLGKIWPDPYIQSKQKAIRDVRKRALDDAF; encoded by the coding sequence GTGCCCGCTGATTCCGAATCCAAACTTCTCAAGGCTCAACTCAAGGCGATTCTGGCCGAGGAACGGGAGTTCGCTTCCAGGGTGGTCTATTACCGCCGCGCCGATACCCAGTCGCCGTGGTGGCAAAACTTCATCCCCTTCAAATTTCTGGTCGAGCACTTCGGTCGCAAAAAGGAAACAACGCAGTTCAGCCAAAAACATCTGCGCTTCAAGGAAACGGCCTTGCGAGCGGCGGAGGAAGCCGTCCGGTCCGGGAACGCGGAGCGCGCCCGCCGGGAAATGAAGGGTGAACTACGGGAATTCTGGATGCGCGAGCAGAAGCTGGAGTCTCGGGAAGTCTATGAAAACCTGTCCGCCATGATGGATCTGCTCATGGATCACTACCTTGGGCTGCTGCAAACCAGGGAGCGGGAATACCTGCTGATGGTCCGCGGGGCCTACCAGAACCGCGCAGCATACCAGGAGTACCTGACCCGCATGGAGCATGTGGAGCACGCCGTTGACCAAGGCGTGGTGGAGACCCTGGGGAAGATCTGGCCGGACCCGTACATCCAGAGCAAACAGAAAGCGATCCGGGACGTCCGCAAGCGGGCACTGGATGACGCTTTCTGA
- a CDS encoding radical SAM protein yields the protein MGETERDSLPQKLRQWWEYKVLLNPKDWMQIEVTSKCNAACAYCPRTVYREHWHDRFMSLDTFRRLLPTLRKTKLAYLQGWGEPFLHPEFPTMVRLAKEAGCTVGVTTNGMLLNEQRLAQVMDAGLDILAFSLTGTTPERNDPARAGAPLVKVLEKMTMVQRVKRERDSVKPVVHIAYMLLRSGLDDLEGLPRLMADHGVEQAVVSVLDFEPGVELSEEVLAPKDDQELHALEERFTRLREAAVNLGVTIHTPSFAPRGKDDPVCAENVQRTLFVSADGEISPCVYANVPVDQAEYARQGQPAPYSRVTFGNVNDELLPVLWRSKPYEQFREGLENNRPAAICRNCPKRKR from the coding sequence ATGGGTGAGACAGAGCGGGATTCCCTGCCCCAAAAGCTCCGCCAATGGTGGGAATACAAGGTGTTGCTGAACCCCAAGGACTGGATGCAGATCGAGGTCACGTCCAAGTGCAACGCGGCCTGTGCATACTGCCCACGAACCGTTTACCGCGAGCATTGGCACGACCGCTTCATGTCCCTGGACACGTTCCGTCGTCTGCTTCCGACCCTGCGCAAGACCAAGTTGGCCTATCTCCAAGGCTGGGGTGAACCGTTTCTGCACCCGGAATTTCCAACCATGGTCCGGCTGGCCAAGGAGGCCGGATGCACCGTGGGCGTGACCACCAACGGCATGCTTTTGAACGAGCAGCGCCTGGCTCAAGTCATGGACGCGGGCCTGGACATTCTGGCTTTTTCCCTGACCGGCACGACCCCGGAACGCAACGATCCGGCCCGGGCCGGAGCGCCGTTGGTCAAGGTGCTGGAAAAGATGACGATGGTCCAGCGGGTCAAACGGGAACGGGACAGCGTCAAGCCCGTGGTACACATCGCCTACATGCTGCTGCGCTCCGGCCTGGACGATCTGGAAGGGTTGCCCCGGCTGATGGCCGACCACGGGGTGGAGCAGGCCGTGGTCAGCGTGCTGGATTTCGAGCCGGGCGTGGAATTATCCGAGGAAGTGCTCGCGCCCAAGGACGACCAGGAACTGCATGCCCTGGAAGAGCGCTTCACCCGGCTGCGCGAGGCGGCCGTGAACCTGGGCGTGACCATCCACACGCCCAGTTTCGCCCCCAGGGGCAAGGACGATCCGGTCTGCGCCGAAAACGTCCAGCGAACTCTGTTTGTCTCCGCGGACGGCGAAATCTCCCCCTGCGTCTACGCCAACGTCCCCGTGGACCAGGCTGAATACGCCCGCCAGGGCCAACCCGCGCCGTACAGCCGGGTCACCTTCGGCAACGTCAACGACGAACTGCTGCCCGTGCTCTGGCGAAGCAAACCCTACGAGCAGTTCCGCGAAGGTCTGGAAAATAACAGACCCGCGGCGATTTGCCGGAATTGTCCGAAGCGGAAGAGGTGA
- a CDS encoding YeiH family protein has protein sequence MAEASKQDSDIVIDRGKWEWSELWKKEDWWAIWLGFVILIIGLLIFLPRPPADMHEKLAKAEATMAAEDVRAPFHTIEWHGANDAMSGLRARNEPHGKTIAKWLEMPGRWTSSPMESFYLSESAAAERRAKAEPAYKEAQEATKAALERAKQVQDLAAEEAFRNEDLNEQAEAAIREWRQAREKERGSLRTRASVQAYNKIPYMIGIMIIFMVFFSVGARFMDIGSADLMKGFWFVFLLAVVAEMIGQQNTMREYGFGGLIWAILGGMLISNTVGVPNFLKPALQTEYYIKTGLVLLGAEILFSKIMLIGQAGVVVAWVVTPTVLILTYIFGQRVLKMESKTLNITVSADMSVCGVSAAIATAAACRAKKEELTIAVGMSMLFTAIMMIALPTFIVSVGMHPVLGGAWIGGTIDSTGAVVAAGAFLGEVGMFVAATVKMIQNILIGVIAFGVAVYWCARVDCVPGQQVSKMEIWYRFPKFVLGFIAASIIFSWMLVSMGSAGDVMIDQGVLRGFSRPIREWFFILAFASIGLSSNFREMAHHFKGGKPVILYVCGQTLNLILTLLVAYLMYFVVFPHVTESLMS, from the coding sequence ATGGCCGAAGCTTCGAAGCAAGATTCTGATATTGTTATTGATCGTGGAAAATGGGAATGGTCCGAACTGTGGAAGAAAGAGGACTGGTGGGCGATTTGGCTGGGATTCGTGATTTTGATCATCGGCTTGCTCATTTTCCTGCCCAGACCTCCGGCGGATATGCATGAGAAACTGGCCAAGGCCGAGGCGACCATGGCCGCCGAGGATGTTCGCGCGCCGTTCCATACCATCGAATGGCACGGGGCCAACGACGCCATGTCCGGGCTGCGAGCGCGTAACGAGCCCCATGGAAAAACCATCGCCAAGTGGCTGGAGATGCCGGGCCGGTGGACGAGCAGCCCCATGGAGTCCTTCTATCTGAGCGAGTCCGCTGCCGCGGAGCGGCGGGCCAAGGCCGAACCGGCCTATAAGGAAGCTCAGGAAGCGACCAAGGCCGCGCTGGAACGGGCCAAGCAAGTCCAGGATTTGGCCGCTGAGGAAGCGTTCCGCAATGAAGACCTTAACGAGCAGGCCGAGGCGGCCATCCGGGAGTGGCGTCAGGCCAGGGAGAAGGAGCGGGGCAGTCTGCGGACCAGGGCCTCGGTTCAGGCCTACAACAAGATCCCCTACATGATCGGGATCATGATTATTTTCATGGTTTTCTTCAGTGTCGGCGCTCGATTTATGGACATCGGCTCGGCCGATCTGATGAAGGGCTTTTGGTTCGTTTTCCTGCTGGCTGTTGTCGCGGAGATGATCGGTCAACAGAATACCATGCGTGAATATGGTTTCGGCGGCTTGATCTGGGCCATTCTCGGGGGCATGTTGATCAGCAACACCGTGGGCGTGCCGAATTTCCTGAAGCCGGCCCTGCAGACCGAGTACTACATCAAGACCGGCCTCGTGCTGCTGGGCGCGGAAATCCTGTTCAGCAAGATCATGCTTATCGGGCAGGCCGGCGTGGTCGTGGCTTGGGTCGTCACTCCCACTGTGCTCATCTTGACCTACATTTTCGGTCAGCGGGTCTTGAAAATGGAGTCCAAGACCCTGAATATCACGGTCTCCGCTGACATGTCCGTCTGCGGCGTGTCCGCGGCCATCGCCACGGCCGCGGCCTGCCGGGCCAAGAAGGAAGAGTTGACCATCGCCGTGGGCATGTCCATGCTCTTCACCGCGATCATGATGATCGCTCTGCCCACGTTCATCGTCTCCGTGGGCATGCACCCGGTTTTGGGCGGGGCCTGGATCGGCGGGACCATCGACTCCACCGGCGCGGTTGTGGCGGCCGGGGCATTCCTGGGCGAGGTTGGCATGTTCGTGGCCGCGACCGTGAAGATGATCCAGAACATCCTCATCGGCGTTATCGCTTTCGGCGTAGCCGTGTACTGGTGCGCCCGGGTGGACTGCGTACCCGGTCAGCAAGTCAGTAAGATGGAAATCTGGTATCGTTTCCCCAAGTTCGTGCTGGGCTTCATCGCCGCGTCGATCATCTTCTCCTGGATGCTGGTCAGCATGGGCAGCGCTGGCGACGTAATGATCGACCAGGGCGTGCTGCGCGGCTTCTCCCGCCCGATCCGGGAATGGTTCTTCATCCTGGCCTTCGCCAGCATCGGCCTGTCCTCCAACTTCCGGGAAATGGCTCACCACTTCAAGGGCGGCAAGCCGGTCATCCTGTACGTCTGCGGGCAGACCCTGAACCTGATCCTGACGCTGCTCGTGGCCTACCTGATGTACTTCGTGGTATTCCCGCACGTCACCGAAAGCCTGATGAGCTAA
- a CDS encoding sigma-54 dependent transcriptional regulator gives MHQFNVLIVDDERDMLDGLRRILPYELENTNITVTSSPLKALDMVAGTLFDLILMDVRMPEMNGLELLEQVKAADPKVTVIMMTAYGNIETAVQSIKMGAYDFITKPFDIPDLVRLIKKALERSGLIRENQSLRQKISEKTVLEEFVGQSPPMRQLYETIRSVAGTDYPVLIRGESGTGKELAAKAIHALSRRGEKVLVSVNCPAIPEHLLESELFGHKKGAFTGALKDHKGLFVEANGSSLHLDEIADIPVSVQTKLLRALQEQEIRPLGGSGNKKVDVRIVSTTNQDLENKIRDKSFREDLFYRLNVVSVRTPPLREITDDIPLLVHHFNRLSALELNTAPKTISSDVLENLSHRDWPGNARELKNFVRRLIIFCPGEKLNLSVLKMVDGRHPARPAAENAAGSGEIESYAEAKARAVNAFTAEYVGDLLSKAGGNVSQAAKMADMSRVALQKIVRKMNINPVEYRSGS, from the coding sequence ATGCATCAATTCAACGTACTCATCGTGGACGATGAGCGGGACATGCTCGACGGCCTGCGGCGGATACTGCCCTACGAGCTGGAAAACACGAACATCACGGTCACGTCCAGCCCCTTGAAGGCTTTGGACATGGTTGCCGGGACCCTCTTCGACCTCATCCTGATGGACGTCAGGATGCCGGAGATGAACGGCCTGGAGCTTCTGGAGCAAGTCAAGGCCGCGGACCCCAAGGTTACCGTGATCATGATGACGGCCTACGGAAACATCGAAACCGCCGTGCAGTCCATTAAGATGGGGGCCTACGACTTCATCACTAAACCCTTCGACATCCCGGACCTGGTGCGGCTGATCAAGAAAGCCCTTGAACGCAGCGGCCTAATCCGGGAGAACCAGAGTCTGCGCCAAAAGATCTCCGAAAAGACCGTGCTGGAGGAATTCGTGGGGCAAAGCCCGCCCATGCGCCAGCTCTACGAGACCATCCGTTCCGTGGCCGGGACCGACTACCCCGTGTTAATCAGGGGCGAATCCGGCACGGGCAAGGAACTGGCGGCCAAGGCCATCCACGCCTTGAGCCGGCGCGGTGAAAAGGTTCTGGTCTCCGTGAACTGCCCGGCCATTCCGGAACACCTCCTGGAAAGCGAGCTGTTCGGTCATAAAAAAGGCGCCTTCACCGGCGCCCTGAAGGACCACAAAGGCCTTTTCGTCGAAGCCAACGGCTCAAGCCTGCATCTGGACGAAATCGCGGACATCCCGGTCTCGGTTCAGACCAAGCTCCTGCGCGCCTTACAGGAACAGGAAATCCGCCCGCTGGGCGGCAGCGGGAACAAAAAAGTGGACGTCCGGATCGTGTCCACCACCAATCAAGACCTGGAGAACAAGATCCGGGACAAAAGCTTCCGGGAAGACCTGTTTTACCGCTTGAACGTGGTCAGCGTCCGCACCCCGCCCCTCAGGGAGATTACCGACGACATCCCGCTGCTCGTCCATCACTTCAACCGCCTGTCCGCCCTCGAACTGAACACCGCGCCTAAGACAATCTCCTCGGATGTCCTGGAGAACCTGTCGCACCGTGATTGGCCTGGCAATGCTCGTGAATTGAAAAACTTCGTGCGCAGACTGATTATTTTCTGCCCCGGCGAGAAGCTGAACCTGTCCGTGCTGAAAATGGTCGACGGCCGCCACCCCGCGCGTCCCGCGGCGGAAAACGCGGCGGGAAGCGGCGAGATCGAATCCTACGCCGAGGCCAAGGCCAGGGCGGTCAACGCCTTTACCGCCGAGTACGTGGGCGACCTCCTCTCCAAGGCCGGAGGCAACGTCTCCCAAGCCGCGAAAATGGCCGACATGAGCCGGGTGGCCCTTCAAAAAATCGTCCGAAAGATGAACATCAATCCGGTGGAGTATCGTTCAGGGTCGTGA
- a CDS encoding YeiH family protein: MAENQTDNVVTETKVPMLTQMHTTEDWWAIWLAGIILILAMIAAMAARPNVESMAEYRATMENESEMAGFRTIAFTEAEARLNAVRARDSGFLKTINDLMARPGRWTTNPLDSLYRSDAAAAEIRAANAQRLEQATERLNTARANAQEAEDLAREANFQNTQLNQEARALLGEWRAARSSHSSARSAANTQPFNRIPTLLGLMVVMALIFSIGGKFMGHNLKHYFIGFPIVFGLAVLSYVIANQETVRAYGFSYVLWGIVLGMLISNTVGTPKFLKSAAQTEYFIKTGLVLLGASILINLIIMVGLPGIFVTWVVTPIVLIGTYWFGQNVIKMESKQLNITVSSDMSVSGVSAAIAAAAASRAKKEELTLAIGMSMIFVVVMIFALPTFANWVGMHPVWAGAWIGGTVDNTGSVVAAGELIGPEAMYVAATIKMIQNVMIGVMAFGVAAYWCLKVEPERACAAGAAPMKFTAAGALSEIWYRFPKFILGFIGASVFFSALGAGMGEDWAQAMIRNGILAWANGFRDWFFAIAFVSIGLSISYRELKEPLKGGKALLLYVCGQGFNLMLTAFVAYIMFMVLFRDVTDRLMGMGL, encoded by the coding sequence ATGGCGGAAAACCAAACGGACAATGTGGTTACCGAAACCAAAGTTCCTATGCTGACCCAGATGCACACCACCGAGGACTGGTGGGCTATCTGGCTGGCTGGCATCATCCTCATCCTGGCCATGATCGCGGCCATGGCCGCCCGGCCCAATGTCGAAAGCATGGCGGAATACCGGGCGACCATGGAAAATGAATCGGAAATGGCCGGGTTCCGGACCATCGCTTTCACCGAGGCCGAAGCTCGGTTGAATGCCGTCCGGGCACGCGACAGCGGATTTCTCAAGACCATCAATGACCTTATGGCTCGGCCTGGTCGATGGACCACCAATCCCCTGGATTCCCTTTACCGCAGTGATGCTGCCGCGGCGGAAATCCGGGCGGCCAACGCCCAGCGGTTGGAGCAGGCCACGGAGCGTCTGAACACGGCCCGGGCCAACGCCCAGGAGGCAGAAGACCTGGCCCGTGAGGCAAACTTTCAGAACACCCAGCTCAACCAGGAAGCCCGCGCCCTTCTTGGCGAATGGCGGGCGGCCCGGAGCAGCCATTCCAGTGCCCGTAGCGCGGCCAACACCCAGCCCTTCAACCGGATTCCCACCTTGCTGGGGCTGATGGTGGTCATGGCCTTGATTTTCTCCATTGGCGGCAAGTTCATGGGCCATAACCTGAAGCACTACTTCATCGGCTTTCCCATTGTCTTTGGTTTGGCCGTGCTCTCCTACGTCATCGCCAACCAGGAAACCGTCAGGGCCTATGGATTCTCCTACGTCTTGTGGGGCATCGTCCTGGGTATGCTCATCTCCAATACGGTCGGTACGCCGAAATTCCTGAAGAGCGCGGCCCAGACCGAATACTTCATCAAGACCGGCTTGGTCCTTTTGGGCGCGAGCATCCTGATCAACCTGATCATCATGGTCGGCCTGCCCGGCATCTTCGTCACCTGGGTGGTCACGCCCATCGTGCTCATCGGAACCTACTGGTTTGGGCAGAACGTGATCAAGATGGAATCCAAACAGTTGAACATCACGGTCTCCTCGGACATGAGTGTTTCCGGCGTGTCCGCGGCCATCGCCGCGGCCGCCGCATCCCGGGCCAAGAAGGAAGAATTGACCCTGGCCATTGGTATGTCCATGATCTTCGTGGTGGTCATGATCTTCGCCCTGCCGACCTTTGCCAACTGGGTGGGCATGCATCCGGTCTGGGCCGGGGCTTGGATCGGCGGTACGGTTGACAACACCGGTTCCGTGGTCGCCGCGGGCGAGTTGATCGGGCCGGAAGCCATGTACGTGGCCGCGACCATCAAGATGATCCAGAACGTGATGATCGGCGTAATGGCCTTTGGCGTGGCCGCCTACTGGTGCTTGAAGGTCGAGCCGGAGCGGGCCTGCGCCGCTGGGGCCGCCCCCATGAAGTTCACCGCCGCCGGCGCTTTGTCCGAAATCTGGTACCGGTTCCCCAAGTTCATCCTGGGCTTCATCGGTGCTTCGGTCTTCTTTTCCGCCTTGGGTGCGGGCATGGGCGAGGATTGGGCGCAAGCCATGATCCGCAACGGTATCCTGGCCTGGGCCAACGGATTCCGTGACTGGTTCTTCGCCATCGCCTTCGTGAGCATCGGTTTGAGCATCAGCTACCGCGAACTCAAGGAACCCCTGAAGGGCGGCAAGGCGCTGCTCCTGTACGTCTGCGGTCAGGGTTTCAACCTGATGCTGACCGCCTTCGTGGCCTACATCATGTTCATGGTCCTGTTCCGCGACGTCACCGACAGGCTGATGGGCATGGGCCTGTAG